In the Tautonia rosea genome, one interval contains:
- a CDS encoding GNAT family N-acetyltransferase: MSLSIRPFRIADAPALLALFRDTIRRVNSRDYSPEQITAWASDEIDEAAWASRFEGRFVAVAEADGRIAGFGELEPNGHIDRFFVSADHQGLGIGRALLEAIEVEARRIGLRQLDADVSLTAVPFFERRGFETRSPQIVTLRGVEFHNVKMTRALDG, from the coding sequence GTGTCCCTCTCGATTCGACCGTTCCGGATCGCCGACGCCCCGGCCTTGCTGGCTTTGTTCCGGGACACGATTCGCCGGGTCAACAGTCGCGATTACTCGCCTGAGCAGATCACGGCGTGGGCCTCGGACGAGATCGACGAGGCGGCCTGGGCCTCGCGGTTTGAGGGTCGGTTCGTGGCGGTCGCCGAGGCCGATGGACGGATCGCCGGCTTCGGCGAGCTGGAGCCGAACGGTCATATCGACCGCTTCTTCGTCTCGGCCGACCATCAAGGGCTCGGCATCGGTCGGGCCTTACTCGAAGCGATTGAGGTTGAGGCCAGGCGGATCGGCCTCCGCCAGCTCGATGCCGACGTGAGCCTGACGGCCGTCCCGTTCTTCGAGCGGCGAGGCTTCGAAACGCGATCGCCTCAGATCGTTACCCTGCGCGGGGTCGAGTTCCACAACGTGAAGATGACTCGGGCGCTCGACGGATGA